From Halotia branconii CENA392, the proteins below share one genomic window:
- a CDS encoding DUF4255 domain-containing protein translates to MIKDLDNSLKKLLEAELLGVFSEEVTVVFDTPDDKFHPNQRTVDFFLYDVRENLELRSNDWLVERQSNGIVRKQPPRVRVDCSYLVTAWSGDVLSEHSLLGEVMKVLLRHPKLPESVLEGSLAGQEPLLPTSSLQPGRLQSLGEFWQALGGKPKASLNYTVTIGVNPSKPVEAPLVTDAQFRLMHGLRES, encoded by the coding sequence ATGATCAAGGATTTGGATAATAGCCTGAAAAAACTTCTTGAGGCTGAATTGTTAGGAGTTTTTTCGGAGGAAGTTACAGTTGTCTTCGATACGCCTGATGATAAATTTCATCCAAATCAGAGAACAGTTGATTTCTTTCTCTATGACGTGCGGGAGAATCTAGAACTACGCAGCAATGATTGGTTAGTAGAGCGGCAGAGTAACGGTATTGTTCGCAAACAACCGCCAAGAGTGCGAGTGGACTGTTCTTATTTAGTGACTGCTTGGTCGGGTGATGTTTTGAGCGAACACAGTTTACTGGGTGAAGTGATGAAGGTGCTATTGCGGCATCCGAAGCTGCCAGAGAGCGTACTTGAAGGCAGTCTGGCAGGACAAGAGCCATTATTGCCAACTAGTAGTCTACAACCCGGTCGTTTGCAGAGTTTAGGGGAATTTTGGCAGGCGCTGGGTGGTAAACCAAAAGCATCTCTGAATTACACCGTAACTATTGGTGTAAACCCATCTAAACCTGTAGAAGCACCACTGGTTACAGATGCCCAGTTCCGTCTGATGCATGGTTTAAGGGAGAGTTAG
- a CDS encoding GNAT family N-acetyltransferase: MIILLNASSSPQIISETELFINESLLEMQNGDNLIVVILRKDSQEFLGCSGIHELNSKCPAAGIWLKKSAHGYGYGVEAIAALKKWADDNLDYEYLIYPVDRANIPSRKIPERLGGQIFREYEQINLSSNILHLVEYRIPKK, translated from the coding sequence ATTATTATCCTCTTAAATGCATCCTCTTCACCTCAAATAATTTCTGAAACAGAACTATTTATTAATGAATCTCTACTAGAAATGCAAAATGGGGATAACTTAATAGTTGTGATTTTAAGGAAAGATTCTCAAGAGTTTTTAGGGTGTAGTGGCATACATGAACTCAATAGTAAATGTCCAGCCGCAGGTATTTGGCTGAAAAAATCAGCACATGGTTACGGTTATGGAGTAGAGGCGATCGCAGCCCTGAAAAAATGGGCTGATGATAACTTAGACTATGAGTATCTGATCTATCCTGTAGATCGAGCAAATATCCCCAGTCGCAAAATTCCCGAAAGGCTCGGTGGACAAATTTTTAGGGAATATGAGCAGATTAATTTGAGTAGTAATATCTTACATTTAGTAGAGTACAGGATTCCGAAAAAATGA
- a CDS encoding phage tail sheath family protein, whose protein sequence is MYKTPGVYKNYIISESQVKKIRTGVPAFLGLCQKTEIAVNQPQPLKLWSQFEQLFGEPLLDSYLAYAVRGFFLNGGSLCYVVRLRDANLKAFSEGLAALAELDTIDLVCAPDIMRSPPEKTDPEQVQLMQSAVLNHCSLLGDRFAILDSLPRANLEQVQAQRQRLTQSYGALYYPWIRIVEGPQQSSYFVPPCGHIAGVYARSDRRIGVHKAPANEILQGVVDLEVNLTNAQQDQLNPQSINCLRSFPGRGIRVWGARTLSLEQDQDWLYINVRRLFLTVKRWIELNMTNMVFEPNSNRLWAIIERELTIFFNDLFQQGALNGRLPTEAFYVKCDEENNPPEVRNIGQVAIDIGLAPTVPGEFIVVRIVQDAEGIISTSPN, encoded by the coding sequence ATGTATAAAACCCCGGGTGTCTACAAGAACTATATAATCTCAGAGTCTCAGGTAAAAAAAATTCGCACAGGTGTACCTGCATTTTTAGGACTCTGTCAAAAGACTGAGATTGCTGTCAATCAACCCCAGCCATTGAAACTGTGGTCACAATTCGAGCAGTTGTTTGGGGAACCTTTGCTCGATAGTTACTTGGCTTATGCCGTGCGGGGCTTTTTCCTGAATGGGGGTAGTTTGTGTTATGTAGTTCGCCTAAGAGATGCAAATCTCAAAGCATTCTCTGAAGGACTGGCTGCACTGGCAGAACTAGATACCATTGACTTGGTATGTGCGCCTGACATCATGCGATCGCCTCCGGAAAAAACTGACCCTGAACAGGTACAGTTGATGCAGTCTGCTGTATTGAATCATTGCAGTCTTTTAGGCGATCGCTTTGCGATTCTAGACTCTCTACCTAGAGCTAACCTAGAACAAGTTCAGGCGCAAAGGCAAAGATTAACACAGAGCTATGGCGCTTTGTACTATCCTTGGATTCGCATTGTTGAGGGTCCACAACAAAGCAGTTATTTCGTTCCGCCCTGCGGTCATATCGCTGGTGTATACGCCCGCAGCGATCGGCGTATTGGCGTTCACAAAGCACCTGCTAACGAAATTTTGCAGGGTGTAGTTGACTTAGAAGTTAACCTCACCAATGCCCAACAAGATCAACTCAACCCGCAAAGTATTAACTGCCTGCGGTCATTTCCTGGACGCGGTATTCGAGTCTGGGGGGCGAGGACACTCAGTCTTGAGCAAGACCAAGATTGGCTCTATATCAACGTGCGGCGGCTGTTCTTGACAGTCAAACGATGGATCGAGCTGAACATGACAAACATGGTCTTTGAACCAAACAGTAACAGACTATGGGCAATCATTGAACGCGAATTAACTATTTTTTTCAATGACTTGTTTCAACAAGGGGCGCTCAATGGTCGTTTGCCCACAGAAGCCTTTTACGTCAAATGCGACGAAGAAAATAACCCCCCTGAGGTGAGAAATATTGGGCAAGTAGCGATCGATATTGGTCTTGCTCCCACCGTTCCTGGTGAATTTATCGTAGTTCGGATCGTTCAAGATGCTGAAGGCATCATTTCGACAAGTCCTAATTAG
- a CDS encoding phage tail protein: MAERNNPPRKDPYNAYNFIVEIQGITSAGFRECTGLDSAQDPIEYREGNEAFLTVRKLPGLVKYSNVSLKWGLTDDHALWDWRTSAVEGNLQRKEVSIYLVDDQGNRKMHWILSNAWPTKWTGASFNATANEVAIETLEIAHEGVRLDANLAAAGGGRS, from the coding sequence ATGGCAGAGCGCAATAATCCACCACGCAAAGATCCATATAATGCTTATAACTTTATAGTGGAAATCCAAGGGATCACAAGTGCCGGCTTTCGAGAGTGTACGGGGTTAGATTCTGCCCAAGACCCAATCGAATATCGTGAAGGCAACGAAGCATTCTTAACAGTCCGTAAGTTACCCGGTTTAGTGAAATATTCTAATGTCTCTCTCAAGTGGGGCTTAACTGACGATCATGCCCTTTGGGACTGGCGAACCAGCGCAGTAGAAGGCAACTTACAACGCAAAGAAGTCTCAATTTACCTTGTAGACGATCAAGGTAATCGCAAAATGCACTGGATTTTAAGCAATGCTTGGCCTACCAAATGGACAGGTGCTAGCTTTAATGCTACAGCCAACGAAGTTGCGATCGAAACTTTAGAAATAGCTCATGAAGGCGTGCGTTTAGATGCAAACCTAGCTGCGGCTGGAGGCGGTAGAAGCTAA
- a CDS encoding FAD-binding protein, producing MNHHTSRRLILKGLVASAIVIGFDVCERSWVTSASATSIFESLPALDGVVYTDNATLTAASVDFGNIVHRQPIAVLKPGSINDIVQIIQFARRHQIKVAARGQGHSTYGQPQVEAGIVIEMSTLNKIHFVGTDRVVVDAGVVWSRLLQQTLQQGLTPPVLTDYLELSVGGTLSVGGIGGATHRYGVQVDNVLELEVVTGTGQIETCSQWQNRHLFTAVLAGLGQCGIIVKATIKLIPAATNTRVFQLYYDDLATFTHDQRLVINDERFDYVEGQMIAKDTGGWRYLLEAASFYSPPNIPNKSLLLAGLTYTQGTEQIEDKTYFDFLNRLAPTVAFLKSIGVWSYPHPWLNLFVPNSAVETLVSEVAANLTLADTGQGPILLYPVKTKRFQLPLFRVPKGEIVFLFALLRTADPPNSSTVTKMLNDNRKLFEKNRDLGGYQYPVNAISFSFQDWKQHFRPFWRYLISAKRRYDPDNVLTPGQGIF from the coding sequence ATGAACCACCATACTTCACGCCGCCTAATTTTAAAAGGTTTGGTTGCCAGTGCAATCGTGATCGGGTTTGATGTCTGTGAGCGTTCTTGGGTAACATCTGCTAGTGCTACATCTATCTTTGAAAGCTTACCTGCATTAGATGGAGTGGTTTACACAGATAATGCAACGCTTACTGCTGCTAGTGTTGACTTCGGTAATATCGTTCATCGTCAACCGATAGCAGTACTGAAACCAGGGTCAATTAACGATATTGTTCAAATTATTCAATTTGCTCGTAGGCATCAAATCAAAGTTGCAGCAAGGGGTCAAGGCCATTCCACTTACGGTCAGCCACAGGTAGAAGCTGGCATCGTTATTGAGATGAGTACGCTCAACAAGATTCATTTTGTTGGTACAGACCGAGTTGTTGTGGATGCAGGGGTTGTGTGGAGTCGGCTGCTGCAACAGACGCTCCAGCAAGGATTAACACCACCTGTTCTTACAGATTATCTTGAGCTTTCTGTTGGTGGCACTCTTTCAGTAGGGGGTATTGGCGGTGCAACTCATCGTTACGGTGTACAAGTTGATAATGTTTTAGAACTTGAAGTAGTTACTGGCACTGGTCAAATCGAAACTTGTTCGCAGTGGCAAAATCGCCATTTATTTACAGCAGTATTAGCAGGGCTAGGTCAATGTGGAATTATCGTTAAAGCAACAATTAAACTAATTCCCGCTGCCACTAATACCCGTGTTTTTCAGCTTTACTATGATGATTTAGCTACCTTTACTCACGACCAACGCTTAGTTATAAACGACGAGCGTTTTGACTATGTAGAAGGACAAATGATTGCTAAGGATACTGGTGGATGGCGTTATCTTCTGGAGGCAGCTAGCTTTTACAGCCCTCCTAATATACCTAACAAAAGTTTGTTACTTGCAGGTTTAACTTATACCCAAGGTACAGAACAAATTGAAGATAAAACGTACTTTGATTTTCTCAATCGTTTAGCTCCTACAGTTGCTTTCCTCAAATCTATCGGTGTCTGGTCTTATCCTCATCCTTGGTTAAATTTGTTTGTACCCAATAGCGCAGTTGAAACTTTGGTTAGTGAAGTTGCTGCCAATTTAACATTAGCTGATACAGGGCAAGGGCCAATTTTGCTGTATCCAGTTAAAACCAAACGCTTCCAACTTCCATTATTTAGAGTTCCCAAAGGAGAAATTGTATTTCTGTTTGCTCTATTGCGAACCGCAGATCCGCCAAATAGTTCTACAGTTACAAAAATGTTGAATGATAATCGTAAGCTTTTTGAAAAAAATCGTGATTTGGGTGGTTATCAGTATCCGGTCAATGCTATTTCTTTCTCTTTTCAAGATTGGAAACAGCATTTTCGTCCGTTTTGGCGGTATTTAATCAGTGCAAAACGGCGTTATGATCCAGATAATGTGCTAACTCCAGGTCAAGGGATTTTCTAA
- a CDS encoding phage baseplate assembly protein V, whose protein sequence is MNNLYNYSLKTEDRGNGALIKGVTLATVTNISELGKGRVKVKFQWRKYNQTNDEISARIITSDKNISPSIEVHDVVLVAFEQGVFEYPFIIGFVWPHLKDTES, encoded by the coding sequence ATGAATAATTTATATAATTACTCACTTAAAACTGAAGATAGAGGTAATGGCGCGCTGATTAAAGGTGTAACCCTCGCAACTGTAACTAATATATCAGAGCTAGGCAAGGGCAGAGTAAAAGTAAAATTTCAATGGAGAAAATATAACCAAACAAATGATGAAATATCGGCACGGATAATTACAAGTGATAAAAACATTTCTCCCTCGATAGAAGTTCACGATGTAGTATTAGTTGCCTTTGAACAAGGTGTTTTTGAATATCCATTTATCATTGGTTTTGTTTGGCCCCACCTAAAAGATACAGAAAGTTGA
- a CDS encoding GPW/gp25 family protein has translation MAKEFLGIGWKFPVNVDIPNGKISMSEYEKDIQEAIWIILATAKGERIMQPDFGCGIHNFVFATLSMATLELIKLRVKEGLTRWEPRIDVNQVKVSLDKNETGKIWIDINYHVRKTNTEFNLVYPFYLQAG, from the coding sequence ATGGCGAAAGAGTTTTTAGGCATAGGTTGGAAATTTCCAGTTAATGTAGATATCCCAAATGGCAAAATATCAATGTCTGAGTATGAAAAAGACATTCAAGAAGCTATTTGGATAATTCTGGCGACTGCAAAAGGGGAAAGAATTATGCAACCCGATTTTGGTTGTGGTATTCATAATTTTGTGTTCGCAACTTTGAGTATGGCAACTTTAGAACTTATAAAATTACGTGTAAAAGAAGGCTTAACCCGTTGGGAACCAAGAATTGATGTGAATCAGGTTAAGGTTTCATTGGACAAAAATGAAACTGGGAAAATCTGGATTGACATTAATTATCACGTTCGCAAAACAAATACTGAATTTAACTTAGTTTATCCGTTTTATCTCCAAGCAGGATGA
- a CDS encoding phage tail sheath family protein, protein MPVYQAPGVYVEEKPSGIMPIAGVGTSIAGFIGRVADNVVMPEKPTRQPTELPELYPLAPVNQPQLITSWERFKTAFGDFHDGNGTLAHAVYGFFNNGGTRCWITRVADEVNVENVRAALDTFKPIDEIAIVAVPGAVSDEVQEAVLSHCEDQYLQDRFAILDGRYEGVTNFNLTKEAIQGGTRDSSYGAIYFPRILVYDPITKKNIYVSPSGHIAGVYARVDTERGVHKAPANEVIRGALELEVNVTKADQAGLNPEGINIIRKFNGNNNILIWGARTLASGEDPEWTYINVRRLFLFLRESIDEGTQWAVFEPNDYVLWAKIRLNVSAFLTNVWRDGALFGNKPQEAFYVKCDEETNPPEVRDLGQVITEIGVAVVKPAEFVIFRISQWAGPKGPEATQANDTNLSANS, encoded by the coding sequence ATGCCCGTGTATCAAGCACCGGGAGTATACGTTGAGGAAAAACCCTCAGGTATTATGCCTATTGCTGGTGTTGGCACCAGTATTGCTGGCTTTATTGGTCGCGTAGCCGATAATGTTGTCATGCCAGAGAAGCCAACAAGACAGCCGACTGAGCTACCAGAACTTTACCCTCTAGCTCCTGTCAATCAACCACAACTGATTACCAGTTGGGAAAGATTCAAAACCGCATTTGGTGATTTTCACGATGGGAACGGAACTTTAGCTCATGCTGTATACGGCTTCTTCAATAATGGTGGAACTCGTTGTTGGATAACTCGCGTTGCTGATGAAGTCAATGTAGAGAATGTCAGAGCAGCTTTAGACACTTTCAAGCCTATTGATGAGATTGCCATAGTTGCTGTACCCGGTGCAGTTAGTGATGAAGTCCAAGAAGCTGTGCTGAGTCATTGCGAGGATCAATACCTACAAGACCGCTTTGCAATTCTAGACGGTCGGTACGAAGGAGTTACTAATTTCAATCTCACTAAAGAGGCTATTCAAGGAGGTACGAGAGATAGCAGCTATGGTGCTATTTATTTTCCCAGGATTCTGGTTTACGATCCGATAACCAAAAAAAATATTTACGTTTCTCCCAGCGGTCACATTGCTGGAGTTTATGCTCGTGTTGATACTGAGCGTGGGGTGCATAAAGCGCCTGCTAATGAAGTCATTCGTGGTGCTCTTGAACTTGAGGTTAATGTGACCAAGGCAGATCAGGCAGGATTGAATCCAGAAGGGATCAATATTATTCGCAAATTCAACGGCAACAACAATATTTTGATCTGGGGTGCCCGTACTCTAGCAAGTGGGGAAGACCCGGAGTGGACATACATCAATGTCCGTCGTTTATTCCTTTTCCTGCGCGAATCGATTGACGAAGGTACTCAGTGGGCAGTCTTTGAGCCTAACGACTATGTACTGTGGGCTAAAATTCGACTCAATGTTTCGGCTTTTCTCACTAATGTTTGGCGAGATGGTGCTTTATTTGGCAACAAACCACAAGAAGCTTTCTACGTCAAGTGTGACGAAGAAACCAATCCACCGGAAGTTAGAGATTTGGGTCAAGTGATTACAGAGATTGGTGTAGCAGTTGTTAAACCGGCTGAGTTTGTCATCTTCCGCATCAGTCAGTGGGCAGGGCCGAAAGGACCAGAAGCTACACAAGCTAATGACACTAATTTAAGTGCAAATTCTTGA
- a CDS encoding carboxypeptidase-like regulatory domain-containing protein, producing the protein MLKWELIRHQVAIAGQVTNAQTNKAIPNAEVIITKAPSAFADWLKLKSLQYGDRWNSMVERPDRTITANDGHFHFLELPEGEYTLTASVPNATRRYSKGMLTVTVPAKVEGKVIITTADMTMPTTFLQGKIFNQNEEPVLMAQVQFGYTESTFSNDQGQYSLFSIETSEIERLVLVSAQGYQPTSQSVVIKAPGTLQPPLNFILQR; encoded by the coding sequence ATGCTCAAGTGGGAACTTATTCGACATCAGGTAGCGATCGCCGGTCAAGTAACGAATGCCCAAACCAACAAAGCAATCCCCAATGCCGAAGTAATCATTACCAAAGCACCATCCGCTTTTGCCGACTGGCTCAAACTCAAATCTTTACAGTATGGCGATCGCTGGAACTCGATGGTTGAGCGTCCCGATCGGACTATAACCGCTAATGATGGTCACTTCCATTTCTTAGAGCTACCAGAGGGCGAATATACTTTGACTGCATCAGTACCAAATGCGACTAGGCGCTATAGCAAAGGCATGTTAACGGTTACAGTACCTGCCAAGGTTGAGGGCAAAGTCATAATTACTACTGCTGACATGACTATGCCCACCACATTCCTCCAAGGCAAAATATTTAACCAGAATGAAGAACCTGTTTTGATGGCACAAGTACAGTTTGGCTACACAGAAAGCACATTTAGTAATGACCAAGGTCAATACTCGCTTTTTTCTATAGAAACATCAGAAATCGAGCGCCTAGTGCTGGTTTCTGCACAGGGTTATCAACCAACTTCTCAATCAGTAGTCATCAAAGCACCTGGTACTTTACAACCTCCTTTGAACTTTATCTTACAGAGATGA
- a CDS encoding DUF6760 family protein — protein sequence MEKLYEEVAFIAYHFPWSYNDIMQMEHRDRQMWCEEISKINRKLNNNANDQ from the coding sequence TTGGAGAAACTGTATGAAGAGGTAGCTTTTATTGCATATCATTTTCCCTGGTCATATAACGACATTATGCAAATGGAACATCGCGATCGCCAAATGTGGTGTGAGGAAATATCCAAGATCAATCGCAAGTTGAATAACAATGCAAATGACCAGTAA
- a CDS encoding CIS tube protein: protein MALEKAYITPINGSRKGENIAVLFNPTEYSTEVSNQFQRTAIPGTSTPVTQFVSGNTETLTMDLFFDSYERREDVRIYTNNITTLLDIDPVLHAPPVCEFHWASLNFKATIEQVTHKFTLFLESGYPVRATLSVTFKEYRTLSEQIQDIRKESSDRTKRITVKQSDYLWHIANQEYENSGLWRPIARANKISNPRILAVGRELVIPVLK from the coding sequence ATGGCTTTAGAAAAAGCTTATATTACTCCAATAAACGGGAGTAGAAAAGGAGAAAATATTGCGGTTTTATTTAACCCTACAGAGTATTCAACTGAAGTGAGTAATCAGTTTCAACGTACAGCAATACCGGGAACATCAACACCAGTTACTCAGTTTGTTAGTGGTAATACTGAAACTCTCACAATGGATTTATTTTTCGATTCTTATGAAAGAAGAGAAGATGTGAGAATATACACTAATAACATTACAACATTGCTAGATATAGATCCGGTTCTCCATGCTCCACCAGTTTGCGAATTTCATTGGGCATCCCTAAATTTTAAAGCAACTATAGAACAAGTAACACATAAGTTTACGCTATTTTTAGAGTCAGGATATCCAGTCAGAGCGACTCTTAGTGTTACTTTCAAAGAATATAGAACTTTGAGCGAACAGATACAAGATATACGTAAAGAATCTAGCGATCGCACAAAACGCATAACTGTAAAACAAAGCGATTATCTTTGGCACATTGCAAATCAAGAATACGAAAACTCAGGTTTATGGCGTCCCATTGCTAGAGCTAACAAAATTAGCAATCCGAGAATTTTAGCTGTTGGTAGAGAGCTTGTTATTCCAGTTTTAAAATGA
- a CDS encoding phage tail protein codes for MSPYAAFNFLVELHSVTTMRGLVVGGFSEVSGLQAETETEDYHEGGVNNFVHRLPKATKFPNLVLKRGITDSFELWVWHQRVIAGQIERHNGSVILLDNTYTEKWRWNFSDAYPVKWVGPDLKADGNAVAIETLELAHNGLWKT; via the coding sequence ATGAGTCCCTATGCAGCTTTCAACTTTTTAGTTGAACTCCACAGTGTAACTACAATGCGCGGTCTAGTTGTTGGAGGCTTTTCTGAAGTTTCCGGTTTGCAAGCAGAAACAGAAACAGAAGACTATCACGAAGGAGGCGTGAATAATTTTGTACATCGGTTGCCAAAGGCGACAAAATTTCCCAATCTTGTCCTCAAGCGGGGTATTACCGACTCATTTGAGCTTTGGGTATGGCATCAAAGGGTCATCGCTGGGCAAATTGAGCGACACAACGGTTCTGTTATTCTCTTGGACAATACTTACACTGAAAAGTGGCGTTGGAATTTCTCTGATGCCTATCCAGTTAAGTGGGTTGGTCCTGATTTGAAAGCAGATGGTAATGCTGTTGCTATAGAGACATTAGAGCTTGCTCACAATGGTTTATGGAAAACTTAA
- a CDS encoding phage late control D family protein, translated as MDIRALEAKYENLYAPVFQILVNHSDIMTRGEDKTKESIEISSVTIDNTLDGADTFSFIVNNAFDIEKGELRSFINQVLVFDAEVEIRLGYGSQLKTLMFGILTSVKVSFPSGGTPQVEVGGFDISYRMMKEKKPRSWNDKKDSEVVNLIAKEYKLETLPNDDDPFLNKKSIEETEQIYPQIVKQEKESDFEFLKRLAERNYYELFVFRNTLYFRKPARESSSIVTLEWNKSLVSFSPEFDIAERVYKVDVLGQDTTQQKVNIVATATIENDEISRILVKELLARILGVNVTKQLISEQVKQPVISEEHAKNMAKAILLKKHEDVFKGSGESIGIPDVLAGTNIELKGLGSKFSQKYYLKKTNHSISNSGYKTTFDVNRVPDEKEIELKSETTNLS; from the coding sequence ATGGATATTCGTGCATTAGAGGCAAAATACGAAAATTTATATGCTCCTGTCTTTCAAATTCTGGTCAATCACAGTGATATTATGACACGTGGTGAAGATAAGACAAAGGAAAGTATAGAAATTTCTAGTGTCACAATTGACAATACATTGGATGGTGCAGATACTTTTTCATTTATCGTTAATAATGCTTTTGATATTGAAAAGGGAGAACTGCGATCGTTTATCAATCAAGTCCTGGTTTTTGACGCAGAAGTTGAGATCAGATTGGGATATGGTAGCCAACTTAAAACTCTGATGTTTGGCATATTAACATCAGTTAAGGTGTCTTTTCCTTCTGGTGGCACTCCTCAAGTTGAAGTAGGTGGTTTCGATATTTCTTATCGAATGATGAAAGAAAAGAAACCGCGCTCTTGGAATGATAAAAAAGACAGTGAAGTAGTAAATTTGATTGCTAAGGAATACAAACTAGAAACTTTACCCAATGATGATGACCCATTTCTTAATAAGAAAAGTATAGAAGAAACTGAACAAATATATCCACAAATTGTTAAGCAAGAAAAAGAAAGTGACTTTGAATTTTTAAAGCGATTAGCTGAACGGAATTATTACGAATTATTTGTGTTTAGAAATACTCTTTATTTCCGCAAGCCTGCTCGTGAATCATCATCAATTGTCACTTTAGAATGGAATAAAAGCTTAGTCAGTTTTTCTCCTGAATTTGACATTGCTGAACGAGTTTATAAAGTAGATGTTTTAGGACAAGATACTACTCAGCAGAAAGTAAATATTGTTGCCACTGCAACAATAGAAAATGATGAAATATCTCGGATATTAGTGAAAGAGCTTTTGGCACGTATATTAGGAGTGAACGTAACAAAGCAACTTATTTCTGAACAAGTAAAACAACCTGTAATATCTGAAGAACACGCTAAGAATATGGCAAAAGCTATTTTGCTTAAGAAGCATGAAGATGTATTCAAAGGTAGTGGAGAATCAATTGGTATTCCTGACGTGTTGGCAGGTACAAATATTGAACTTAAAGGATTAGGCAGTAAATTCAGTCAGAAATATTACCTTAAAAAAACAAATCACAGTATTAGCAATTCAGGTTATAAAACGACTTTTGATGTCAACAGAGTACCTGATGAAAAAGAAATTGAACTTAAATCAGAAACTACCAATTTATCATGA
- a CDS encoding phage tail assembly protein codes for MLQTEFPFTLVRGYVDSDGNLHREGVMRLATAFDEIAPMKDPRVQNNPGYLVIILLSRVISRLGSLESINPKVIEGLFAADMAFLQDFYRRINEDGTGNIKTVCPQCGHKHEVEVSSLGEV; via the coding sequence ATGCTGCAAACAGAGTTTCCTTTTACTTTAGTTCGTGGTTATGTGGATTCGGATGGCAATCTCCACCGAGAAGGTGTAATGCGTTTAGCTACAGCTTTTGACGAGATTGCACCGATGAAAGACCCCCGCGTGCAGAATAACCCAGGCTATCTAGTCATCATCCTTTTATCTAGAGTAATTAGCCGCTTGGGTTCTTTAGAGTCAATCAATCCGAAAGTCATTGAAGGGTTGTTTGCGGCTGACATGGCTTTTCTACAAGACTTTTACCGTCGCATTAACGAAGATGGCACTGGCAATATAAAAACTGTCTGTCCTCAATGCGGACATAAGCATGAAGTGGAGGTTAGCAGCCTGGGGGAAGTATAG